One window from the genome of Crassostrea angulata isolate pt1a10 chromosome 2, ASM2561291v2, whole genome shotgun sequence encodes:
- the LOC128172156 gene encoding uncharacterized protein LOC128172156 yields MDVRKGLQFVTALTIVFLCVFTEHGSSQQTSTGCQRSGGAYAWLSCLIASANKDRCNPSGCTRYAGTEYEKDLTCSFQKQTCGGCVPQYKLNGTEVSCKALEQTGYECPPGVRMEVCNLDACVATVCRPYLTAPCRNNFCGGCFAEYDVDGQWCRCPIEVSAIQPDSPVILGQTLEGFADPIAASSFADSPSAARETIRTSVKQSKPILPSTCPNGELPWDCPADVCTNAYCSAYPQAKCRINNCGGCQPEFTTGIYVIQDCNSRECPKNTLEMVCKDDPCKYSTCKKYEDKNPVCRPSRCGGCRAMWYVNNQEVNCYEQYGVDVPCPNGESRQKCPKTTCRFKYCPVDRSITCVINNCGGCHREYHKRLDSGRTIVVDESRCQGWWNILTNRKKKPFSKKTPLPRPVSELSPNELDPMARRNKQRTVNAIEKFETGPKDNVQVDNQAKAFVEDTNAPMNIMEPKVVPKVQPPQIPQGLLEDQRPGIQQFMPKSNFPEVPADPSATHVLENPLINPPDTFVEYPQYIDATPRSTLFDNPQNHGVIEKTSKPSSLPGKVEIINNPLIIDQNPTNPSLIVDYPQDYPEIQQPVEVINNPLIDNMQPHSKINAVPFEQIASSVHTSPSGAVKDAKIHPNKEGALGFKVIENPLLSNPMVPNIAVKEFAPSVPANAINVQILDASNKRKIGSAKTVSIPNKKKDFQPVVLDRVNVESIDPTAPAPFINNNGKANMKSKSLKKHAKASNMNFWRTDMRLPADFFKFMLQGIGFHGIPLEGIQK; encoded by the exons ATGGATGTAAGGAAAGGACTGCAGTTTGTTACCGCGTTAACTATTGTCTTCCTTTGTGTTTTTACAG AACATGGATCGAGCCAACAGACAAGTACAG GATGTCAGAGGTCAGGAGGAGCATATGCCTGGTTAAGTTGTCTTATTGCCAGCGCCAACAAGGACAGATGTAATCCGTCAGGGTGCACGAGGTATGCCGGGACGGAGTACGAAAAGGACCTGACATGCTC ATTTCAAAAGCAGACGTGTGGCGGTTGTGTACCCCAATACAAACTTAACGGAACAGAGGTCAGCTGTAAAGCTTTAGAGCAAACAGGCTATG aatgTCCACCAGGTGTTAGGATGGAGGTGTGTAACCTAGACGCATGCGTAGCGACCGTATGTCGGCCATACCTAACTGCCCCTTGCAG GAATAATTTTTGCGGAGGATGTTTTGCCGAATACGACGTTGATGGTCAATGGTGCAGATGCCCCATAGAAG tGTCTGCTATTCAGCCTGACAGTCCAGTGATTCTTGGCCAAACACTGGAGGGATTTGCTGACCCTATTGCAGCGTCCTCATTTGCTGATTCTCCCTCTGCGGCCCGAGAGACAATCAGAACTAGTGTCAAACAGTCCAAACCAATCTTACCGAGCACCTGTCCCAATGGCGAGTTGCCATGGGACTGTCCAGCCGATGTCTGTACCAACGCATATTGTTCTGCCTATCCCCAGGCCAAGTGCAG AATCAATAATTGTGGAGGATGTCAGCCAGAATTCACAACCGGGATTTACGTCATCCAAGACTGCAACTCAAGAG aatgcCCAAAGAATACACTGGAAATGGTTTGCAAAGATGACCCGTGTAAATACTCAACCTGTAAGAAGTACGAAGACAAAAACCCGGTCTGTAG ACCCAGCCGCTGTGGAGGTTGCCGGGCCATGTGGTATGTCAACAATCAGGAAGTGAACTGTTATGAACAATATGGAGTTGATGTGC cCTGTCCTAATGGAGAATCAAGACAAAAATGTCCAAAAACAACATGCAGATTTAAATATTGTCCGGTTGACAGAAGTATCACTTGTGT TATCAACAATTGCGGTGGATGTCATAGAGAATATCACAAACGCCTGGACTCCGGTAGAACGATTGTAGTGGACGAGTCGAGGTGTCAGGGATGGTGGAACATCCTAACAAACAGAAAGAAGAAGCCTTTCTCCAAGAAGACACCTTTGCCAAGACCTGTGAGTGAGCTTTCTCCCAATGAACTGGATCCCATGGCAAGACGGAATAAACAGAGAACAGTAAATGCCATTGAAAAGTTTGAAACTGGGCCGAAGGATAATGTGCAGGTGGACAACCAGGCAAAGGCTTTTGTGGAAGATACGAATGCGCCAATGAATATAATGGAGCCTAAAGTGGTACCTAAAGTCCAACCTCCGCAAATACCACAGGGTTTGCTGGAGGACCAGAGACCAGGAATTCAACAGTTTATGCCAAAATCAAACTTCCCTGAAGTTCCAGCTGATCCATCAGCCACGCACGTACTGGAGAATCCACTTATTAATCCGCCAGACACATTTGTGGAGTATCCACAATACATTGATGCTACGCCAAGGAGCACACTATTTGACAACCCGCAAAACCATGGTGTAATAGAAAAAACAAGTAAACCATCTTCACTTCCGGGTAAGGTAGAGATAATAAACAATCCTTTGATCATTGATCAAAATCCAACAAACCCGTCGTTGATCGTGGATTATCCACAGGACTATCCAGAAATACAACAGCCAGTTGAGGTGATAAATAACCCACTCATTGATAACATGCAGCCTCACTCTAAAATAAACGCAGTGCCATTTGAACAGATTGCTTCTTCGGTCCATACAAGTCCATCGGGGGCAGTTAAAGATGCCAAAATTCATCCCAATAAGGAAGGTGCTCTTGGCTTCAAGGTAATAGAAAATCCCTTACTGTCAAATCCTATGGTACCAAATATTGCAGTAAAGGAGTTTGCCCCTTCAGTTCCTGCTAATGCCATAAATGTCCAAATTCTTGATGCctctaataaaagaaaaattggaTCAGCTAAAACAGTATCTATACCAAATAAGAAGAAAGACTTTCAACCAGTTGTTCTTGACAGAGTCAATGTTGAATCCATTGATCCCACGGCACCAGCTccatttataaacaataatgGAAAGGCAAACATGAAAtcaaaatcattaaagaaaCATGCAAAAGCATCAAACATGAATTTCTGGAGAACCGATATGCGGCTGCCAGCTGATTTCTTCAAATTCATGCTTCAAGGAATTGGGTTTCATGGAATTCCACTAGAGGGGATCCAG aagTAA